A window of Ranitomeya variabilis isolate aRanVar5 chromosome 2, aRanVar5.hap1, whole genome shotgun sequence contains these coding sequences:
- the LOC143805194 gene encoding ficolin-1-like has translation MVSSTCMILFLVITLSNTQDTCPGGAEQLTILRGCPGAPGAQGDIGPRGFPGERGPLGNPGLAGPPGIKGEPGAPGHQGLKGDNGDPGSPEALHAVPDCKSLLEKGFTLSDWYIIYLDGNQPLRVLCDMHTDGGGWIVFQRRYDGSVDFLRDWESYKMGFGSHLSEFWLGNENIHKISSSGTWELRVDLQDFDSSNSFAKYKSFKVMGESEKYKLVVEGFVNGDAGDSLSYQNGMKFSTLDQDNDADSRKCVDLYKGAWWYNQCHQSNLNGLYLLGKHESFADGINWYSGKGYNYSYKRSEMKIRPAK, from the exons ATGGTCTCCTCAACGTGTATGATCCTTTTCCTGGTCATCACTCTTAGCAATACTCAAGACACATGTCCAG GTGGCGCAGAGCAGTTAACTATTCTTCGAGGGTGTCCTGGGGCCCCCGGTGCCCAAGGAGATATAGGACCACGTGGATTTCCAGGAGAGAGAG GTCCTCTTGGGAATCCAGGACTAGCTGGCCCACCGGGAATAAAAG GAGAACCAGGTGCTCCAGGGCATCAAGGTCTAAAAG GAGATAACGGAGATCCCGGCTCTCCAGAAGCTTTACATG CTGTACCGGACTGTAAATCTCTGCTGGAGAAAGGTTTCACCCTCAGTGACTGGTACATTATATACCTTGATGGGAACCAACCGCTGAGAGTCCTATGTGATATGCACACTGATGGGGGTGGCTGGATT GTTTTCCAGAGGCGTTATGACGGTTCAGTAGATTTTCTGCGTGATTGGGAGTCTTACAAGATGGGATTTGGCAGCCATCTATCTGAGTTCTGGCTGGGGAATGAAAATATTCACAAGATATCTTCATCGG GTACGTGGGAACTGCGAGTTGATCTGCAGGACTTTGATAGTTCCAACTCTTTTGCTAAATACAAGTCTTTTAAGGTGATGGGAGAGTCAGAGAAATACAAGTTGGTGGTTGAAGGCTTTGTCAATGGTGATGCAG GAGATTCTCTGTCCTACCAGAATGGGATGAAGTTCTCCACCCTGGACCAAGACAATGACGCCGATAGCAGAAAATGTGTGGACTTGTACAAGGGAGCCTGGTGGTATAATCAGTGCCACCAATCCAACCTCAATGGGCTCTACCTTCTCGGGAAACATGAATCCTTTGCTGATGGAATTAATTGGTACTCGGGAAAGGGTTATAATTACTCCTACAAGAGATCAGAGATGAAAAtcagacctgctaagtaa